The Populus trichocarpa isolate Nisqually-1 chromosome 2, P.trichocarpa_v4.1, whole genome shotgun sequence genome has a window encoding:
- the LOC7458267 gene encoding rho GDP-dissociation inhibitor 1 isoform X1, with protein MSLAIGSASSSRNMEFDDNNKMIGGDNSGVMKTNDEDHDGGERTERQMSESETSLYATDHEEEDDEGGSNKIQLGPQYTLKEQLEKDKDDESLRKWKEQLLGSVDLNTIGETLEPDVKFLSLSILSPGRPDIVLSIPENGRPRGLWFTLKEGSPYNLKFSFQVSNNIVSGLKYTNTVWKTGLKVDSSKEMLGTYSPQPEPYTHMNAQETTPSGIFARGSYSARSKFLDDDNKCYLEINYTFDIRKEWAAT; from the exons ATGTCTTTGGCTATTGGATCTGCATCGAGTTCGAGAAACATGGAGTTTGACGACAATAACAAGATGATAGGAGGAGATAATAGTGGGGTTATGAAGACAAATGATGAGGATCATGATGGAGGAGAGAGGACAGAAAGGCAGATGAGTGAGAGTGAGACTTCTTTGTATGCAACTGATCACGAGGAGGAAGATGATGAGGGCGGAAGTAACAAAATTCAGCTAGGTCCACAGTACACCCTCAAAGAACAACTTGAAAAAGACaag GATGATGAGAGCTTGAGGAAATGGAAGGAGCAGCTTCTTGGGAGTGTGGATTTGAACACCATTGGAG AAACACTTGAACCAGATGTGAAATTTCTTAGCCTGTCAATCCTCTCTCCTGGCAGACCTGACATTGTACTTTCTATTCCCGAGAACGGGAGGCCCAGAGGCTTATGGTTTACATTGAAAGAAGGCAGTCCCTACAACCTCAAATTCTCCTTCCAAGTCAGCAATAACATTGTATCTGGCCTGAAATACACCAACACTGTCTGGAAAACAGGCCTCAAGG TGGACAGCTCAAAAGAAATGCTTGGAACCTATAGTCCTCAGCCAGAGCCTTACACCCATATGAACGCACAAGAGACCACGCCCTCGGGCATTTTTGCTAGAGGATCATATTCGGCAAGGTCAAAG TTTCTTGATGATGATAACAAGTGCTACTTGGAGATCAACTACACCTTCGACATTCGAAAAGAATGGGCTGCTACTTAA
- the LOC7458267 gene encoding rho GDP-dissociation inhibitor 1 isoform X2, which translates to MSLAIGSASSSRNMEFDDNNKMIGGDNSGVMKTNDEDHDGGERTERQMSESETSLYATDHEEEDDEGGSNKIQLGPQYTLKEQLEKDKDDESLRKWKEQLLGSVDLNTIGDVKFLSLSILSPGRPDIVLSIPENGRPRGLWFTLKEGSPYNLKFSFQVSNNIVSGLKYTNTVWKTGLKVDSSKEMLGTYSPQPEPYTHMNAQETTPSGIFARGSYSARSKFLDDDNKCYLEINYTFDIRKEWAAT; encoded by the exons ATGTCTTTGGCTATTGGATCTGCATCGAGTTCGAGAAACATGGAGTTTGACGACAATAACAAGATGATAGGAGGAGATAATAGTGGGGTTATGAAGACAAATGATGAGGATCATGATGGAGGAGAGAGGACAGAAAGGCAGATGAGTGAGAGTGAGACTTCTTTGTATGCAACTGATCACGAGGAGGAAGATGATGAGGGCGGAAGTAACAAAATTCAGCTAGGTCCACAGTACACCCTCAAAGAACAACTTGAAAAAGACaag GATGATGAGAGCTTGAGGAAATGGAAGGAGCAGCTTCTTGGGAGTGTGGATTTGAACACCATTGGAG ATGTGAAATTTCTTAGCCTGTCAATCCTCTCTCCTGGCAGACCTGACATTGTACTTTCTATTCCCGAGAACGGGAGGCCCAGAGGCTTATGGTTTACATTGAAAGAAGGCAGTCCCTACAACCTCAAATTCTCCTTCCAAGTCAGCAATAACATTGTATCTGGCCTGAAATACACCAACACTGTCTGGAAAACAGGCCTCAAGG TGGACAGCTCAAAAGAAATGCTTGGAACCTATAGTCCTCAGCCAGAGCCTTACACCCATATGAACGCACAAGAGACCACGCCCTCGGGCATTTTTGCTAGAGGATCATATTCGGCAAGGTCAAAG TTTCTTGATGATGATAACAAGTGCTACTTGGAGATCAACTACACCTTCGACATTCGAAAAGAATGGGCTGCTACTTAA